Proteins found in one Deltaproteobacteria bacterium genomic segment:
- a CDS encoding fatty acid--CoA ligase, with translation MAEKVYQPGENYQYPLIIKKLLNTPLIYSPEREIVYADKSRYNYTTLNERIHRLAGGLERLGIKAGDTVAVMDYDSHRYLECFFAIPMMGAVLQTVNWRLSAEQIIYTINHAEAKMIIINAGFLPILENIRKDLKRVEAVVVIVEDCPVPETKMALTAEFEEVLRSGSFPYLFPDLDENTKATTFYTTGTTGNPKGVYFTHRQLVLHTFSVSVMIGSFQPVGWFRSDDVYMPLTPMFHVHAWGYPYVSTLLGAKQVYPGQYEPEKILRLIEKEKVTFSHCVPTILRMLLTCPAADQVDLSRWKLVVGGAPLPKGLAKAAQDRGITIQAGYGMSETGPVMTAAIPKESMLDWPEDQLLDITIKTGKPIPLAEVEVVDDSERILPHDGASKGEVVMRSPWLTQSYFKEPEKTKDLWRSGWLHSGDMGCIDPNGYLQITDRIKDVIKSGGEWISSLDLENALSQHEAVLESAAVGIPDPKWSERPLMVVTLKPEYQGKVSEEELKQFMKKFADEGKLPKYGLPDRYVFVDTIPKTSVGKLDKKVIRKQYS, from the coding sequence ATGGCAGAAAAGGTCTATCAACCCGGAGAAAATTATCAGTACCCATTGATTATCAAAAAATTGCTCAATACCCCCTTGATTTATTCGCCGGAACGGGAAATTGTCTATGCCGACAAGAGCCGCTACAACTATACCACCTTGAATGAGCGAATCCACCGGCTGGCCGGCGGTCTCGAGCGGCTGGGCATCAAAGCCGGAGATACGGTGGCGGTAATGGACTATGACAGTCACCGCTATCTGGAATGCTTTTTTGCCATACCGATGATGGGAGCGGTGTTGCAGACGGTGAACTGGCGGTTATCAGCCGAGCAGATCATCTATACCATCAACCACGCCGAAGCCAAAATGATTATTATCAATGCCGGCTTTTTACCGATCCTGGAAAATATCCGGAAGGACCTGAAACGGGTCGAAGCGGTAGTGGTGATCGTTGAGGACTGCCCCGTCCCGGAAACCAAAATGGCCCTTACCGCCGAATTCGAGGAAGTCCTCCGATCGGGCTCTTTTCCCTATCTCTTCCCGGATCTTGATGAAAACACCAAAGCCACCACTTTTTATACCACCGGAACCACCGGCAATCCCAAAGGGGTTTATTTCACCCACCGTCAATTGGTGCTCCACACCTTCTCGGTTTCGGTGATGATCGGGAGCTTTCAACCGGTCGGGTGGTTCAGATCCGATGACGTCTATATGCCCCTGACCCCCATGTTTCATGTCCATGCCTGGGGTTATCCCTATGTGTCGACCCTTCTGGGCGCCAAGCAGGTCTATCCTGGCCAGTATGAACCGGAAAAGATTCTGCGCCTGATCGAAAAGGAAAAGGTTACCTTTTCGCACTGCGTGCCGACTATCTTGCGAATGCTTCTGACTTGTCCGGCCGCCGACCAGGTGGATCTGTCCCGCTGGAAGCTGGTGGTCGGAGGCGCCCCCCTGCCCAAGGGACTCGCCAAGGCCGCCCAAGACCGGGGAATTACCATTCAGGCCGGGTATGGCATGTCGGAAACCGGCCCGGTGATGACCGCGGCCATCCCCAAAGAAAGCATGCTGGATTGGCCGGAGGATCAGTTACTGGATATCACCATAAAAACCGGCAAGCCCATCCCTCTGGCCGAAGTGGAGGTGGTGGATGACTCGGAGCGCATCTTACCCCATGACGGGGCTTCCAAGGGGGAGGTGGTCATGCGATCCCCCTGGCTGACCCAAAGCTATTTTAAAGAGCCGGAGAAGACCAAAGACCTCTGGCGTAGCGGCTGGCTGCACAGCGGCGATATGGGCTGCATCGATCCAAACGGTTATCTGCAGATTACCGACCGCATCAAGGACGTGATAAAAAGCGGCGGCGAATGGATCTCCTCCCTGGATCTGGAAAATGCCTTGAGCCAGCATGAGGCCGTCCTGGAATCGGCGGCCGTGGGTATTCCGGACCCCAAGTGGAGTGAAAGGCCCCTGATGGTGGTCACCCTGAAACCGGAATACCAGGGCAAGGTCAGCGAAGAGGAATTGAAACAGTTTATGAAAAAATTTGCCGACGAAGGGAAATTACCGAAATACGGCCTCCCCGACCGCTATGTCTTCGTCGATACCATTCCCAAAACCAGTGTGGGGAAATTGGACAAAAAGGTGATCCGGAAACAATACAGCTAA
- the rsgA gene encoding ribosome small subunit-dependent GTPase A has protein sequence MMKLRDLGFDQWFEAHVDDIRHEDQGIARVSAVDRNSYIIRNELREIPAELAGKFYFRVESSVELPCVGDWVTVQYHNDDTSAIIHGVFPRRTFLRRKRAGIEVDYQMIAANIDIAFIVQSCHFDFNLPRLNRYLVMAADGQVEPIVILAKTDLISHDELQQKLAAIRQAGITTRVIALSTITGSGFDEFHQVLIPGRTYCLLGSSGVGKTTLINHLIGRDDLDTKAVSGTGEGTHTTARRQLIVLDKGIMFIDTPGMRELGLLGASEGVNKGFEDIIELSMACRYADCSHTQESDCAVLNAITNGELSEERYSSYLKLRKESEHYEMSYLDKRKKDRAFGRFIKTAKKNMKR, from the coding sequence ATGATGAAATTGAGAGATCTAGGTTTTGACCAATGGTTTGAGGCACATGTCGATGACATCCGCCACGAGGATCAAGGCATTGCACGCGTGTCAGCAGTTGATCGCAATTCCTACATTATCAGGAATGAACTCAGAGAGATTCCTGCTGAACTTGCGGGAAAGTTCTATTTCCGTGTTGAGTCATCGGTCGAGCTGCCATGCGTCGGCGATTGGGTCACCGTGCAGTATCACAATGATGACACCTCAGCAATCATCCATGGGGTCTTTCCACGAAGGACGTTTTTACGCCGAAAGCGTGCTGGCATAGAAGTGGACTACCAGATGATTGCAGCCAACATTGATATCGCTTTCATTGTCCAGTCCTGTCACTTTGACTTTAATCTGCCCAGACTGAATCGGTATTTAGTAATGGCAGCCGACGGACAGGTTGAACCGATTGTCATTCTCGCCAAAACGGACTTGATCTCCCACGATGAGCTGCAACAGAAGCTTGCGGCTATTAGACAGGCTGGCATCACGACCAGGGTTATTGCACTCAGTACCATAACGGGCTCCGGGTTTGACGAATTTCACCAGGTATTAATACCGGGTCGAACCTATTGCCTGCTTGGATCATCCGGAGTCGGCAAGACTACACTGATCAATCATCTGATTGGACGGGATGATCTTGATACTAAAGCTGTCAGTGGGACAGGAGAAGGCACACACACAACAGCGCGTCGGCAACTGATTGTTCTTGATAAAGGCATTATGTTCATTGATACGCCTGGAATGAGAGAATTAGGCCTTCTGGGCGCCAGTGAAGGAGTAAACAAAGGGTTTGAAGATATTATTGAGCTTTCCATGGCTTGTCGCTATGCCGATTGCAGCCATACTCAGGAATCAGACTGCGCAGTTCTTAATGCAATTACAAACGGCGAGTTGAGTGAAGAGCGCTATTCCAGTTATTTGAAACTCAGGAAAGAGTCAGAGCACTATGAGATGTCGTACTTGGACAAACGTAAAAAGGACAGGGCATTCGGACGCTTCATTAAGACAGCAAAGAAGAATATGAAAAGATGA
- a CDS encoding 4-hydroxybutyryl-CoA dehydratase produces the protein MALKTGKEYLDSLETLGLEAHILGRKTGNLSDHGLVEPSRRAVAFTYDCAHDPETQALFCVESALCNDTVNRFTHLHQSTEDLVNKVKMQRYCGLRTGCCFQRCVGLDAANAIYSTTFECDRKHGTDYHQRFKDYWKWIQQQDLLVDGAMTDPKGDRGKRPKDQRDPDLYLRVKERTPDGVVISGAKLHQTGMLNSHEILVMPTLTLRAGEEDWAVCCAVPTNAKGIRHIYGRQTSDTRKLEKFLTDVGNITFGGQEVMTVFEDVFVPKERLFLNRETDFSGVLVERFASYHRQSYGGCKVGVGDVLIGAAALMARMNGVAEAGPIKDKIVEMIHLNETIYSCGIACSATGAKTPAGNFQVNLLLANVCKLNVTRFPYELARLATDIAGGLLGTMPSADDFEDPITGPYIRKYLAASPETQVIDRMKVLRLIENLVAGAGAVGYLIESMHGAGPPAAQRIMISRQADLEGKIGRVKNLLGIG, from the coding sequence ATGGCCCTGAAAACAGGCAAGGAATACCTTGATTCGCTGGAGACCCTTGGGCTGGAGGCCCATATCCTGGGCCGAAAAACCGGAAATCTGTCCGATCACGGCCTGGTGGAACCCTCCAGGCGGGCCGTGGCCTTCACTTATGATTGCGCCCATGACCCGGAAACCCAGGCGTTGTTCTGCGTCGAGTCCGCCTTATGTAACGATACCGTGAACCGCTTCACCCACCTCCATCAGAGCACCGAAGATCTGGTCAACAAGGTTAAAATGCAGCGTTATTGCGGCCTTCGAACCGGTTGTTGCTTTCAGCGCTGCGTGGGGCTCGATGCAGCCAATGCCATCTACAGCACTACCTTTGAATGCGACCGGAAGCATGGGACGGATTATCACCAGCGGTTTAAGGACTACTGGAAATGGATTCAGCAGCAGGACCTGCTGGTCGACGGGGCCATGACCGATCCCAAAGGGGATCGGGGGAAACGCCCTAAGGACCAAAGGGATCCGGATCTGTACCTGCGGGTCAAGGAACGCACACCGGATGGGGTGGTGATCAGCGGGGCAAAATTGCATCAAACCGGCATGCTCAATTCCCACGAGATACTGGTCATGCCGACCCTGACGCTCAGGGCCGGCGAGGAAGACTGGGCCGTCTGCTGTGCCGTACCGACCAATGCCAAGGGTATCCGTCACATCTACGGCCGCCAGACCAGTGACACCCGGAAGCTGGAAAAATTCCTTACCGATGTGGGCAACATCACCTTCGGCGGCCAGGAGGTGATGACCGTCTTTGAAGATGTTTTTGTACCGAAGGAGCGGCTTTTCCTGAACAGGGAAACGGATTTTTCCGGGGTCCTGGTGGAGCGCTTCGCCTCTTATCACCGGCAAAGCTACGGCGGCTGCAAGGTCGGGGTGGGCGATGTCCTTATCGGGGCCGCGGCCTTGATGGCCCGCATGAACGGCGTGGCCGAGGCCGGTCCGATCAAAGATAAAATCGTTGAGATGATCCACTTGAATGAAACGATCTATTCCTGCGGGATAGCCTGTTCCGCCACCGGAGCCAAGACCCCGGCCGGCAATTTTCAGGTGAATTTACTTTTGGCCAACGTCTGCAAACTCAATGTCACCCGTTTTCCCTATGAGCTGGCCAGGCTGGCGACCGACATCGCCGGCGGGCTTCTGGGAACCATGCCGTCGGCCGATGATTTTGAGGACCCCATCACCGGTCCCTATATCAGGAAATATCTGGCCGCCTCTCCGGAGACCCAGGTCATAGATCGTATGAAGGTGCTCCGTCTGATAGAAAATCTGGTGGCCGGGGCCGGGGCGGTGGGCTATCTGATCGAGTCCATGCACGGAGCCGGGCCCCCGGCCGCCCAAAGGATCATGATCAGCCGCCAGGCCGATCTGGAAGGCAAGATCGGACGGGTTAAAAATTTGTTGGGAATAGGATGA
- a CDS encoding N-acetyltransferase — MIVRKETNADIDGITNVTIAAFLTLPISNHTEQYIINALRAAGVLTISLVAEIDGRVVGHIAFSPVTISNGEKDWYGLGPISVLPEYQRQGIGKTLVKEGLSLLKELGGQGCALVGDPNYYKRFGFHNFPELILEGIPQEVFLALPFTEKVPQGIMVFHKGFFANG; from the coding sequence ATGATTGTTAGAAAAGAAACAAATGCAGACATTGATGGGATCACCAATGTCACAATAGCTGCCTTCCTGACCCTCCCAATCAGTAATCATACTGAGCAGTACATAATAAATGCATTACGTGCTGCAGGGGTGCTGACCATCTCGCTTGTGGCCGAAATTGATGGGCGAGTTGTCGGCCATATAGCTTTTTCACCTGTAACAATTTCTAACGGCGAAAAGGATTGGTATGGCCTCGGGCCAATTTCTGTATTGCCGGAATACCAGAGGCAAGGCATTGGAAAAACACTGGTCAAGGAAGGGTTGTCTTTGCTGAAAGAATTGGGTGGCCAAGGTTGCGCACTTGTGGGAGATCCAAACTACTATAAGCGATTCGGTTTTCATAATTTCCCAGAACTGATTCTTGAGGGAATTCCGCAAGAGGTTTTTCTTGCCTTGCCGTTTACCGAAAAGGTTCCACAAGGCATTATGGTATTTCATAAAGGGTTTTTTGCAAATGGCTAA